From a single Plasmodium coatneyi strain Hackeri chromosome 4, complete sequence genomic region:
- a CDS encoding Krox-like protein. putative, with protein sequence MTANFKDRSAFSYLDENLNGSSYSESEKIFLKNNINWNKINVLKCNEKENEEGSSIGIIMDMPSGNNNYVDSVNYNEVGINYGGVQNFNRSFYWGNASLNDRSILSKRKYSHLSEEYEERKRKLSPSHLFEDAHVGDSHGFGDGHVHGTASYQNPNEDHFKNNYNFEFCQNYKNVYLNEGGMAGGVAQGIIPMQQTQQMQQTRQMQQMQQVQPIQHVQYMQHMQYMQHVPHMQQEEDYYDGDVLANSHVSKDGSTSAELDEDFPNADGSRNNQMRGKYQIDKIYGTCFENVDSSFILTKNMKKRYKNFIQNEKRKKEDQAYGYMNELDGNVYTSIHEGNRLLCPGDMGLNCALEEEETVEETVQETVEDEVEEEVDGEVEGEEDDEGEGEEYFNSTPKNYPSREINDLKEAADMFNGEHEKADEGNNCSGSKNENARSNELDGVYNYTCNDEWNDYSFDGGRLGQPQNSNHDDAHSGEEVHLTEGQSNFTEPEKETQFFTPSQTVDTGNLVSTFEDNEDEEEQDHVEQDHVERDQVEQDQAEQDESEEHMNEHIAAEGMKPNGSPYKEGNISVPEEEINVKEGKEKALEEDEETHDNDSENGDVHKSFYDVDHAPISGSQLEEGNFEECNGAAVEERGFPVVGKENQDVEDNAMGMKGREDASPGLGGNPAGSDIDPVSAFSKEKDTISEPVDTINSPVDTVNEQINEEAPVEREENQVQENCLIKVEGAKENCEVNSPATVVGVKRENCEEDIRKEGMPADSNASTVDNLQENSGTIGIKMEQPSHCEEPNQSEEPNHCEEPNHCEEPNHCEEPNHCEEPNHCEETNHCEEHTEDEQHGVSPVLAESIPMNVSQEGDVNKCPKTVGDSVSSGTSGKDTDRSSGQSGDSGQSKKASVFYENMSSKFSRIFGFSSKKVNNYESDEDSDSDRESRDRRRHSDDESEDNGEKNESDEDEQKEGSESNGSNEERTEEPLHSTEQQEGDSSQMDSTAQLKDVAGEDDDDVNDKHVPSEEKPDEGNENLQTDENGDDGHGEVGENSAENTANNIASKVVSHVRGGDRTRRTQKTKKSMGTKKVNRRKMPRVKREPHGGANGAEIETRTCNVCNMIFVNSNLMQRHVMSVHSDERPYECDVCLKRYKRADHLKLHRIKHNLNKEEKKFQCSICQMFFKSPRQMKNCKLKHIRYSMAKDAVEWATREPVEGAVDGVGNNREDHPNEGENDSSGKTMQSGEDQAEGEGHTGSSESGTSKGDDATEQAGTENSAQGEEMDQRQIEDDKGKVESDEQTNSEERQIEAHNQQENVEQRLEVKKENSSPNRISVEIRTCNVCSMIFSNKKLMQRHLMSVHSESRPFKCHLCVKTYKRSDHLKKHISSHKDNKDKIKYTCSICQSTFDTTKELRSHKIRHYTCPYENCTYSYSTISKMKYHLNKHKCNLFYTCPVCAKKFLIYKEFIQHKRSCFEKKYVCLQCNKIYLHSNGYNKHVRKVHLNIVQNYKCTVNNCSKEFSSEFSLKEHIINFHHRVKRFFCSKCNMSFGYRSSFRRHNVNIHP encoded by the coding sequence ATGACCGCGAATTTCAAAGACAGAAGTGCATTTTCCTACCTCGATGAAAATTTGAACGGCAGCTCGTACAgcgaaagtgaaaaaattttcctaaaGAACAACATAAActggaacaaaataaacgtATTAAAATGTaacgagaaggaaaatgaagagggCAGCAGCATCGGCATCATTATGGATATGCCCAGTGGCAACAACAACTATGTTGACAGTGTGAACTACAACGAGGTTGGCATAAATTACGGaggtgtgcaaaattttaatagGAGTTTCTATTGGGGGAACGCAAGTCTAAATGACAGAAGTATTTTAAGCAAAAGGAAGTACAGCCACCTGTCTGAAGAGtatgaggaaaggaaaaggaagttgTCACCGTCTCATCTGTTCGAGGACGCCCATGTTGGTGATAGTCATGGCTTTGGTGATGGCCACGTCCATGGCACAGCGTCGTACCAAAATCCAAATGAAGACCACTTTAAAAACAATTACAATTTTGAGTTTTGCcagaattataaaaatgtctACCTGAATGAAGGCGGAATGGCCGGTGGGGTGGCCCAGGGGATAATCCCCATGCAACAGACGCAACAGATGCAACAGACGCGACAGATGCAACAGATGCAACAGGTGCAGCCGATACAGCATGTGCAGTATATGCAACATATGCAGTACATGCAGCATGTGCCGCATATGCAGCAGGAAGAGGATTATTACGATGGGGATGTTCTTGCCAACAGCCACGTTAGCAAAGATGGGAGCACCAGTGCAGAGCTGGATGAGGACTTCCCGAACGCCGACGGAAGCAGGAATAACCAAATGCGGGGAAAATACCAAATTGATAAAATCTACGGAACCTGCTTTGAAAATGTAGACAGTTCTTTTATCCTAACGAAGAACATGAAAAAGAggtataaaaatttcatacaaaatgaaaagagaaaaaaagaagatcaagCATATGGGTATATGAACGAGTTGGATGGAAATGTCTATACAAGTATTCATGAGGGGAACAGGTTACTGTGCCCAGGTGACATGGGGTTGAACTGTGCCctggaggaagaggagacaGTGGAGGAGACGGTGCAGGAGACGGTGGAAGATGAAGTGGAAGAGGAAGTGGACGGGGaagtggaaggggaagaggacgatgaaggggaaggggaagaatattttaacaGCACACCGAAGAATTACCCATCTCGTGAGATTAACGATTTGAAGGAAGCTGCTGATATGTTTAATGGGGAACATGAAAAAGCCGATGAGGGGAATAACTGCAGTGGTAGTAAAAATGAGAATGCGCGGAGCAACGAATTAGACGGTGTTTATAATTACACATGCAATGACGAGTGGAATGACTATTCATTCGATGGTGGTAGATTGGGCCAGCCACAAAACAGCAACCATGACGATGCCCATAGCGGGGAAGAGGTTCACCTCACGGAAGGACAATCAAATTTTACAGAAccagaaaaggaaacacaattttttacGCCGTCCCAAACGGTTGACACGGGGAATCTCGTAAGTACGTTCGAAGATAACGAAGATGAAGAGGAGCAGGACCATGTGGAGCAGGACCATGTGGAGCGGGACCAAGTGGAGCAGGACCAAGCGGAGCAGGACGAATCAGAGGAACACATGAATGAGCACATTGCAGCCGAAGGGATGAAACCAAATGGGAGCCCATACAAGGAAGGTAACATATCGGTaccagaagaagaaataaatgtgaaagaaggaaaagagaaagcactggaggaagatgaagaaacACATGACAATGACAGTGAAAATGGGGATGTTCACAAATCCTTCTATGATGTAGATCATGCGCCTATAAGCGGAAGTCAATTGGAGGAGGGAAATTTCGAAGAGTGCAATGGCGCTGCGGTGGAGGAAAGGGGTTTCCCCGTAGTAGGTAAGGAGAACCAGGATGTGGAGGACAATGCGATGGggatgaaaggaagggaggacgCATCACCAGGTTTAGGTGGCAATCCGGCAGGTTCTGATATCGACCCTGTGAGTGCATTTTCCAAAGAGAAGGATACAATTAGCGAGCCCGTAGATACGATTAACAGTCCTGTGGATACCGTCAACGAACAGATAAATGAAGAGGCGCCAgtagaaagggaggaaaatcAAGTTCAAGAAAACTGCCTAATAAAAGTAGAAGGGGCGAAAGAGAACTGCGAAGTTAATTCCCCAGCCACAGTGGTTGGAGTCAAACGGGAAAACTGCGAGGAGGATATTAGGAAGGAGGGAATGCCAGCAGACAGTAACGCGAGCACAGTGGATAATCTGCAGGAAAATTCTGGAACCATTGGGATAAAGATGGAGCAGCCTAGCCATTGTGAGGAACCTAACCAATCTGAGGAACCTAACCATTGTGAGGAGCCTAACCATTGTGAGGAACCTAACCATTGTGAGGAGCCTAACCATTGTGAGGAGCCTAACCATTGTGAGGAGACTAACCATTGTGAGGAGCATACTGAGGACGAGCAGCATGGCGTGTCGCCAGTCCTGGCGGAAAGTATACCAATGAATGTGTCCCAGGAGGGAGATGTCAATAAGTGTCCCAAAACAGTTGGCGATAGTGTTAGTAGTGGAACGAGCGGCAAGGATACAGACAGAAGCAGTGGCCAATCAGGTGACAGCGGGCAAAGTAAAAAGGCAAGCGTGTTTTATGAAAATATGTCAAGCAAATTTTCGAGAATTTTCGgtttttcctccaaaaagGTTAACAATTATGAATCGGATGAGGACTCGGACAGTGACCGGGAGAGTAGAGACAGGAGAAGGCACAGTGACGACGAGAGTGAGGataatggagaaaaaaacgaaagtgATGAGGatgaacagaaggaaggaagcgaaTCGAATGGCTCCAATGAAGAACGCACAGAAGAGCCGCTCCATTCGACGGAACAACAAGAAGGGGATAGTTCCCAAATGGATAGCACCGCTCAGTTGAAGGATGTGGCGGGAGAAGACGATGACGACGTCAACGATAAACATGTCCCCAGTGAAGAAAAACCAgatgaaggaaatgaaaatttgCAAACAGATGAAAATGGGGATGATGGCCATGGCGAAGTTGGTGAGAATAGTGCTGAGAACACTGCTAACAACATTGCTAGTAAGGTGGTTAGCCATGTTCGTGGAGGGGACCGGACCAGGAGAACGCAAAAGACGAAGAAGTCCATGGGGACCAAGAAAGTTAATCGGAGAAAAATGCCCCGTGTGAAGAGAGAACCACACGGCGGAGCTAACGGAGCAGAAATTGAAACAAGGACATGCAACGTGTGCAATATGATTTTTGTAAACAGCAATTTAATGCAAAGACATGTGATGAGCGTCCACTCTGATGAAAGGCCATACGAGTGTGATGTTTGTCTGAAGCGGTATAAAAGAGCAGACCACTTGAAGCTGCATCGGATAAAACACAACCTAaataaggaggagaagaagttCCAGTGCTCCATCTGTCAGATGTTTTTCAAATCGCCCAGACAGATGAAGAATTGCAAACTGAAGCATATAAGGTATTCCATGGCTAAGGATGCTGTGGAGTGGGCGACGAGGGAACCAGTAGAAGGCGCTGTCGACGGGGTAGGTAACAATAGGGAGGACCATCCgaacgaaggggaaaacgaTAGCAGTGGTAAAACAATGCAAAGTGGTGAAGACCAAGCAGAGGGAGAGGGGCACACTGGTAGTAGCGAAAGTGGCACATCGAAAGGCGATGATGCCACGGAACAGGCAGGCACTGAGAACAGCGCACAGGGAGAAGAAATGGATCAGCGTCAAATCGAAGACGACAAGGGAAAGGTCGAATCGGACGAGCAAACGAACTCGGAAGAGCGGCAAATTGAAGCACACAACCAGCAGGAGAATGTGGAACAGCGGTTGGAAGTGAAGAAGGAGAACAGCAGCCCCAATAGAATTTCTGTCGAAATTCGAACGTGCAACGTGTGCAGTatgattttttcaaataaaaaattaatgcaAAGACACCTTATGAGTGTGCATTCAGAATCGAGACCATTTAAATGTCACCTATGCGTAAAAACGTACAAGCGGTCGGATCATTTAAAGAAGCATATTTCATCGCATAAGGATAAtaaggataaaataaaatacactTGTTCCATTTGTCAGTCTACCTTTGACACTACCAAAGAATTAAGATCGCACAAGATAAGGCACTACACATGTCCATATGAAAATTGCACCTACTCCTATTCGACTATCTCGAAAATGAAGTACCATTTGAATAAGCACAAATGTAACCTCTTCTATACTTGTCCTGTGTGTGCCAAGAAATTTCTCATTTATAAGGAGTTCATACAACACAAGAGGAGCTGCTTCGAAAAGAAGTACGTCTGCCTGCAGTgcaacaaaatatatttgcatTCCAATGGTTACAACAAGCATGTACGGAAAGTCCATTTGAATATCGTCCAGAATTATAAATGTACTGTGAATAACTGCAGCAAGGAATTTTCTTCTGAGTTCAGCTTGAAGGAGCACATAATAAATTTCCATCATCGGGTCAAGCGTTTTTTCTGCTCCAAGTGCAACATGTCCTTTGGGTATAGGAGTTCCTTTCGCCGCCACAACGTTAATATACACCCGTGA
- a CDS encoding U6 snRNA-associated Sm-like protein LSm7: protein MSVLPTTPAYNKENKFMTDIKKFMNQKIRVKFDGGREVVGNLIGHDAIFNLVLDKTEEYIRDPNDSYVITEKTRSIGLVVARGTSIALITPVDGTQEIANPFMSEQK from the exons ATGTCGGTGCTTCCAACGACCCCAGCATATAACAAAGAAAACAAGTTCATGACAGACATCAAGAAATTTATGAACCAAAAGATTCGCGTCAAGTTCGATGGCGGAAGAGAAG TTGTTGGCAATTTAATTGGCCACGATGCCATCTTCAACTTAGTGCTGGACAAAACGGAGGAATATATAAGAG ACCCTAATGACAGCTACGTCATAACGGAGAAAACCAGGAGCATCGGTTTGGTCGTCGCCAGGGGGACATCG ATCGCGCTAATAACGCCAGTAGACGGCACGCAAGAAATCGCCAACCCATTCATGTCAGAACAAAAGTGA